Proteins from a single region of Acidovorax sp. NCPPB 3576:
- a CDS encoding TIGR03756 family integrating conjugative element protein, with protein MKHRPPWRAGIAAALLGMASTALALDTATIASSALSPDCLEYRVVGICYWLRCSKSGCSVRTSVKVRHYVPDAVVSSYANTGENPWVEVRAMGMPNPTAVAGGDGTTNQSNENNLSRFKNADVIGHPGGSLFGRFASTSGVSCEGAGTAFMPYLISTLDTVAWRYNVPEAVYPEALIPGMREIGARTTLNLWGSVYPRGGFLHQTDDHKSGAVVAQRAGDVVTRRGQPHVYQPMLSKPRAGYWPAGELIEGNASTGKWQELTPVLSPTCAVFPHSNTRVQAPRGDYAWALWRPYSCCQRRGQVFLGSVDFNGGGLRQ; from the coding sequence ATGAAACACCGACCTCCGTGGCGCGCCGGGATCGCTGCCGCCCTCCTGGGCATGGCTTCGACCGCCTTGGCACTGGACACCGCCACCATCGCCTCGTCCGCCCTGTCGCCGGATTGCCTGGAGTACCGGGTGGTGGGCATCTGCTACTGGCTGCGCTGCTCGAAGTCGGGCTGCTCGGTGCGCACCTCGGTGAAGGTCCGTCACTACGTGCCGGATGCCGTCGTGTCGAGCTATGCCAACACGGGCGAGAACCCGTGGGTCGAGGTGCGTGCGATGGGCATGCCCAATCCCACCGCAGTCGCGGGCGGCGACGGCACGACCAACCAGAGCAACGAGAACAATCTCTCCAGATTCAAGAACGCCGATGTGATCGGCCATCCGGGCGGATCGCTGTTCGGCCGCTTTGCCAGCACCTCCGGTGTTAGCTGCGAGGGCGCGGGCACGGCCTTCATGCCCTATCTGATAAGCACGCTCGATACCGTGGCCTGGCGCTACAACGTGCCCGAAGCGGTCTATCCCGAAGCACTGATCCCCGGCATGCGGGAGATCGGCGCTCGCACCACCCTCAATCTATGGGGTTCGGTCTATCCGCGGGGCGGCTTCCTTCACCAGACGGATGACCACAAGAGCGGTGCCGTGGTGGCCCAGCGGGCCGGCGATGTCGTCACGCGGCGCGGACAGCCGCATGTCTATCAGCCGATGCTCTCCAAACCGCGCGCCGGCTACTGGCCTGCCGGTGAGCTCATCGAAGGGAATGCCTCCACGGGCAAGTGGCAGGAACTGACCCCTGTCCTGTCGCCCACCTGTGCGGTGTTCCCTCACTCGAATACCCGGGTGCAGGCCCCGCGTGGCGACTACGCCTGGGCGCTGTGGCGCCCCTACAGCTGCTGCCAGCGGCGGGGCCAGGTGTTCCTGGGCAGCGTGGATTTCAACGGTGGAGGCTTGCGGCAATGA
- a CDS encoding integrating conjugative element protein, with product MTVSHSTRTFALVTAMAVASLHVGAAAQSADKTGEKAGEYGLQRQGSVIGDDVLYSIGGGRAVSMTSAAQMRSIGVGVGWNSNLICGDMNIATTIQNQLNGVTNGFQTIMSSVIQNASSAVASLPALIIQRADPGLYNLLTNGVLQARLDFDRSKATCRGIANRMADMAGGQLGWGQLAEGMALKKAVASTDAVSAIDEAERHRGKDGVPWVGGRNAGGAGQAPIRVVADVTRAGYNLVNGRGVEDTSPIDAAGCGNRLACETWSSPQAAVEWATRVLGEQEQRTCDSCTKTQTVPGVGLTPLIQEEYDTKLQVLQELIAGRQPTSFENLQAASSGSLPVTRGVIEALRDEPDQDVLARRLASEVALASVLEKALLLQRTLLTGRMEPNVAANELAQQAVGQDSDLLDREIRNLKTELELRRELANNAPMAIIQRHSTRAAGSRGIYQGDPTRNRLDQLQQPPPRGGTP from the coding sequence ATGACGGTTTCTCATTCGACGCGCACGTTCGCCCTGGTCACGGCGATGGCGGTGGCATCTCTCCATGTCGGCGCGGCGGCCCAGAGCGCCGATAAGACTGGCGAGAAGGCTGGCGAGTACGGCCTGCAGCGCCAGGGCAGCGTGATCGGGGACGATGTGCTCTACAGCATCGGCGGGGGGCGCGCCGTGTCCATGACCAGTGCTGCCCAGATGCGCTCGATCGGTGTGGGGGTCGGCTGGAACAGCAATCTCATTTGCGGCGACATGAACATCGCGACCACGATCCAGAACCAGCTCAATGGGGTCACCAACGGGTTCCAGACCATCATGTCGTCGGTGATCCAGAACGCCAGCAGCGCGGTGGCGTCGCTGCCGGCGCTGATCATCCAGCGTGCCGATCCGGGCCTGTACAACCTCCTGACCAACGGGGTGCTGCAGGCGCGGCTGGATTTCGACCGCTCGAAGGCGACGTGCCGCGGGATCGCGAACCGGATGGCGGACATGGCGGGCGGCCAGTTGGGCTGGGGCCAGCTGGCCGAAGGCATGGCCCTCAAGAAGGCCGTGGCCAGCACCGATGCGGTTTCGGCCATCGACGAGGCGGAACGCCATCGGGGCAAGGACGGCGTGCCCTGGGTGGGCGGGCGCAATGCCGGTGGTGCCGGCCAGGCACCCATCCGGGTGGTCGCGGACGTGACGCGCGCGGGCTACAACCTGGTGAACGGGCGCGGGGTCGAGGACACCTCGCCCATCGATGCCGCCGGGTGTGGCAACCGGCTGGCCTGCGAGACCTGGTCGTCCCCGCAAGCGGCGGTCGAATGGGCCACCCGGGTGCTGGGCGAGCAGGAACAGCGCACTTGCGACAGCTGCACCAAGACCCAGACCGTGCCCGGCGTCGGCCTGACGCCCCTCATTCAGGAGGAATACGACACCAAGCTGCAGGTGCTGCAGGAATTGATTGCCGGTCGCCAGCCGACGAGCTTCGAGAACCTGCAAGCCGCGAGCAGCGGCTCGCTGCCCGTGACGCGGGGGGTGATCGAGGCGCTGCGCGACGAACCGGACCAGGACGTTCTGGCCCGGCGACTGGCCTCCGAAGTGGCCTTGGCGAGCGTGCTGGAGAAGGCGTTGCTGCTCCAGCGCACGTTGCTGACCGGGCGGATGGAGCCCAACGTGGCCGCCAACGAACTGGCCCAGCAGGCGGTAGGCCAGGACAGCGACCTTTTGGACCGCGAGATCCGCAATCTCAAGACGGAACTGGAGTTGCGCCGCGAACTCGCCAACAACGCGCCCATGGCCATCATCCAGCGGCACAGCACGCGTGCAGCGGGATCGCGCGGCATCTATCAGGGCGACCCGACGCGCAACCGGCTCGATCAGCTGCAACAGCCACCCCCGCGTGGGGGCACGCCATGA
- a CDS encoding conjugal transfer protein TraG N-terminal domain-containing protein: MTLYTTDYLEYYLTLVGWLVHNGIWNVLVASGVFAIPFLTIVIQEWLKARSEGADEGNKGVLSALRIENRVFVAIVVVLFGGIPFIDVDLSTIRFDASRSTQCQTTVPTPAQTGWSQSFTTLNDQSAKVPVWWFFLHSMSKAVTGAAVAAIPCGTDLRQMRMEVDATRIDDPVLAQEVADFSKDCYGPARARLFMQRPDLDEAQGNEVTWIGSRFFVDTAGYYDRYRSRTPREGWPYEAERDAGLAEVASGGGYPTCRQWWSDSETGLRARLLAQVSPTLLTRLANYAGFVSRSELDDSVIRAIAAPRQQKLNQGEVYTDYGGQIDKTFFNDLARGAGHVGLALGAPGFFPAMDVLRQALPMVLSLLKMALVICLPMVLVIGTYDLKVLMTSSCVFFALYFVDFWFQLARWIDSTILDALYGWGWGWNRPMTNFNLAMGLDNAFGDMLLNFVMATMFVVLPGVWVAALGWAGVRAGNFVQMMTMATDGAKGAGAKAAGAISLK; the protein is encoded by the coding sequence ATGACGCTCTACACGACGGACTATCTGGAGTATTACCTGACGCTGGTGGGCTGGCTGGTCCACAACGGAATCTGGAACGTGCTGGTCGCCAGCGGCGTGTTCGCGATCCCGTTCCTGACCATCGTGATCCAGGAGTGGCTCAAGGCACGCTCCGAAGGGGCCGACGAGGGCAACAAGGGGGTGTTGAGCGCCCTGCGGATCGAGAACCGGGTGTTCGTGGCGATCGTGGTGGTGCTGTTCGGTGGCATCCCGTTCATCGATGTGGATCTGTCCACGATCCGCTTCGACGCGTCGCGCTCCACCCAGTGCCAGACGACGGTGCCCACGCCCGCGCAGACGGGCTGGAGCCAGTCGTTCACGACGCTGAACGACCAGTCGGCGAAGGTGCCGGTGTGGTGGTTCTTCCTGCATTCGATGAGCAAGGCGGTGACGGGCGCGGCGGTGGCGGCGATTCCCTGCGGCACGGATTTGCGGCAGATGCGGATGGAAGTGGATGCCACGCGCATCGATGATCCGGTGTTGGCCCAGGAGGTGGCGGATTTCTCGAAGGACTGCTACGGACCGGCGCGGGCGCGGTTGTTCATGCAGCGGCCCGATCTGGACGAGGCGCAGGGCAACGAGGTGACGTGGATCGGTTCGCGGTTCTTCGTGGACACGGCGGGGTATTACGACCGCTACCGTTCCCGCACGCCGCGCGAGGGATGGCCCTATGAGGCCGAGCGGGATGCGGGCCTGGCCGAAGTCGCCAGCGGCGGGGGCTACCCGACGTGCCGCCAGTGGTGGTCGGATAGTGAGACGGGTCTGCGCGCGCGGCTCCTGGCCCAGGTGAGCCCGACGCTGCTCACGCGACTGGCCAACTATGCGGGGTTCGTGTCGCGCAGCGAGCTGGACGATTCGGTGATCCGGGCGATTGCGGCACCGCGCCAGCAGAAGCTGAACCAGGGGGAGGTGTACACGGACTATGGCGGGCAGATCGACAAGACGTTCTTCAACGATCTGGCGCGCGGGGCGGGCCACGTGGGACTGGCCCTGGGCGCGCCGGGCTTCTTCCCGGCGATGGATGTGCTGCGTCAGGCCCTGCCCATGGTGTTGTCGCTGCTCAAGATGGCGCTGGTGATCTGCCTCCCGATGGTGCTGGTGATCGGCACCTACGACCTCAAGGTGCTGATGACGAGCAGTTGCGTGTTCTTCGCGCTGTACTTCGTGGATTTCTGGTTCCAGCTGGCACGGTGGATCGACAGCACGATCCTGGATGCGCTCTATGGCTGGGGCTGGGGGTGGAACCGCCCGATGACGAACTTCAATCTCGCGATGGGGCTGGACAATGCGTTCGGCGACATGCTGCTGAACTTCGTGATGGCGACGATGTTCGTCGTGCTGCCGGGGGTTTGGGTGGCAGCATTAGGTTGGGCTGGCGTCAGGGCTGGAAACTTTGTTCAGATGATGACGATGGCGACCGATGGAGCCAAAGGCGCGGGAGCGAAAGCGGCAGGAGCTATCTCTTTGAAGTAA
- a CDS encoding DUF3742 family protein, giving the protein MTTQSHTFGWTYRLGRGASHAWRSYARKEHGAAIWLVEHGIPAGGTRAVVWMLRLLTVGGIAYLSFWLALLLGCLVAFAWTASVGGFDSDERTEWRTGVDGFGLYRGGIRIDIGDPYEEN; this is encoded by the coding sequence ATGACCACGCAGTCACACACTTTTGGATGGACCTACCGGCTGGGCAGAGGTGCGTCTCATGCCTGGCGCAGCTATGCCCGCAAAGAGCACGGGGCAGCAATATGGTTGGTTGAACATGGCATTCCAGCCGGTGGCACCAGGGCGGTGGTTTGGATGCTGAGGTTACTGACGGTTGGCGGCATCGCCTACCTATCCTTCTGGCTCGCTTTGCTACTTGGATGCCTCGTTGCGTTCGCTTGGACCGCAAGTGTGGGTGGTTTCGATAGTGATGAAAGAACCGAGTGGCGCACGGGCGTTGACGGTTTCGGTTTGTACAGGGGAGGCATTCGCATCGACATCGGCGATCCCTATGAAGAGAATTAA
- a CDS encoding type II toxin-antitoxin system VapC family toxin has protein sequence MIVLDTNVLSETLRAAPEDVPMAWLDRQRRSALFTTTISRAELLYGVHVLPDGQRKTALLEAVKGIFVTDMAGQILGFDDDAADAYAEISASRKAAGRPISQFDAMIAAITKSRGASLATRNVKDFLDCGIQVINPWGG, from the coding sequence ATGATCGTTCTCGATACCAACGTCCTGTCGGAGACTCTGCGAGCGGCTCCGGAAGATGTGCCTATGGCCTGGCTCGACCGGCAGCGCCGCTCTGCACTCTTCACGACCACCATATCGCGTGCAGAACTACTCTATGGTGTGCATGTATTGCCGGATGGGCAACGAAAGACGGCTTTGTTGGAGGCCGTCAAAGGAATTTTCGTCACGGACATGGCTGGTCAGATCCTCGGCTTCGACGACGATGCCGCTGATGCCTATGCGGAAATCTCCGCATCACGCAAGGCGGCAGGAAGGCCTATCAGCCAGTTTGACGCCATGATCGCGGCAATCACAAAATCGCGGGGAGCCAGTTTGGCGACACGCAACGTCAAGGACTTCCTGGACTGTGGCATCCAGGTGATCAATCCGTGGGGAGGCTGA
- a CDS encoding FitA-like ribbon-helix-helix domain-containing protein — MTTMTIRNIDEQLKGRLRIQAAIHGRSMEEEARDILRAALSKEPERAPSLVQAIRARVEGLGGVEIELPAREAIRVPPEFGA; from the coding sequence ATGACAACGATGACCATTCGGAACATTGATGAGCAGCTCAAGGGACGGCTCCGTATCCAGGCCGCCATCCATGGCCGCTCCATGGAGGAAGAAGCCCGGGACATCCTGCGTGCCGCTCTGTCCAAGGAGCCGGAACGCGCGCCCTCGCTGGTGCAGGCCATCAGGGCACGTGTGGAGGGTCTCGGAGGTGTGGAAATAGAATTGCCAGCACGTGAAGCCATCCGCGTGCCGCCAGAGTTCGGCGCATGA
- the mobH gene encoding MobH family relaxase, which yields MFALFQRKRPPPPAQAPHQDAAPKGKGLTRPEPAASLLATPRRQKLLEHIWQRTSLSRKQFTTLYQGPLERYAELVQQFPASESHHHAYPGGMLDHGLEIVAYALKLRQSHLMPAGATPEDQAAQAEAWTAATAYAALLHDIGKIAVDLDVEHADGSAWHPWHGPLRKPYRFRYRKDREYRLHTAAAGLLYRQLLDREILDWLSGYPTLWAALLYVLAGQYEHAGVLGEIVTQADRASVAQELGGDPGKAMAAPKHALQRKLLDGLRYLLKEELRLNQPQASDGWLTQEALWLVSKTVSDKLRAHLLSQGIDGIPANNTAVFNVLQDHGMLQPTPDGKAIWKATVTSDAGWSHAFTLLRLAPALIWEGHERPAPFAGSVEVVLDEPAACQETPTTEPENSHTVPGSGPSPSVAAASSLTKVPPVLPTPGDGVDALLALMETPTVEPVATEAAKALSQPTPRNPPTDSSPEPSRSTGTAVQAPSGEDFMGWLRRHIERRTLIINDAKALVHTVAGTAYLVSPGVFQRYAQEHPHVAVLAKQDQVADWLWVQKRFEKLQLHRKQDSGLNIWTCEVTGPRKSRRLHGYLLTDPKRLFEDVPPDNPYLSNPVSEAAPDGSARKELAGKSVT from the coding sequence ATGTTCGCGCTGTTCCAACGAAAACGCCCTCCGCCACCCGCACAGGCCCCGCACCAGGACGCTGCGCCAAAAGGAAAAGGGCTGACCCGCCCCGAGCCCGCCGCGTCGCTGCTCGCCACCCCGCGCCGGCAAAAGCTGCTGGAACACATCTGGCAGCGCACTTCACTCTCACGAAAGCAGTTCACCACGCTGTACCAGGGCCCCCTGGAGCGCTATGCAGAACTGGTCCAGCAGTTCCCCGCGTCGGAAAGCCATCACCACGCTTACCCCGGCGGCATGCTCGATCATGGCCTGGAGATCGTCGCCTACGCGCTCAAGCTGCGGCAGTCGCACCTGATGCCAGCGGGTGCGACACCCGAGGACCAGGCAGCACAGGCCGAAGCCTGGACGGCCGCCACCGCCTACGCGGCCCTGCTGCATGACATCGGCAAGATCGCCGTCGATCTGGACGTCGAGCATGCGGACGGCAGCGCCTGGCATCCCTGGCATGGTCCGTTGCGCAAACCCTACCGCTTCCGGTATCGCAAGGACCGGGAATACCGACTGCACACCGCCGCGGCGGGCCTGCTCTATCGCCAGCTGCTGGACCGCGAAATCCTTGACTGGCTCAGCGGATACCCGACCCTCTGGGCCGCGCTGCTGTATGTGCTGGCAGGCCAGTACGAGCATGCCGGCGTGCTGGGGGAAATCGTGACGCAAGCCGATCGCGCTTCGGTCGCCCAGGAACTGGGCGGCGATCCCGGCAAGGCGATGGCCGCACCCAAACACGCCCTGCAGCGCAAGCTACTGGACGGCCTGCGTTACCTGCTCAAGGAAGAACTCCGGCTGAACCAGCCGCAGGCTTCGGACGGGTGGCTGACGCAGGAGGCGTTATGGCTCGTCAGCAAAACCGTGTCGGACAAGCTGCGCGCGCACTTGCTGTCACAGGGCATCGATGGCATTCCGGCCAACAACACCGCCGTCTTCAACGTCCTCCAGGACCACGGCATGCTGCAGCCCACCCCGGATGGCAAAGCCATCTGGAAAGCGACGGTGACCAGCGACGCGGGGTGGTCTCATGCCTTCACGCTCCTGCGGCTTGCGCCGGCGCTGATCTGGGAGGGTCACGAACGACCTGCGCCGTTCGCGGGCTCGGTAGAGGTGGTGCTGGACGAACCGGCAGCGTGCCAGGAAACGCCAACCACAGAACCGGAAAACTCGCACACAGTTCCCGGCTCCGGCCCATCGCCGTCAGTCGCTGCAGCGTCATCCCTGACGAAAGTCCCGCCTGTGCTGCCAACCCCAGGCGACGGCGTGGATGCGCTGCTGGCCTTGATGGAAACCCCGACAGTCGAACCCGTTGCAACCGAGGCGGCGAAAGCACTGTCGCAACCGACCCCAAGGAACCCGCCCACGGACAGCAGCCCCGAGCCGTCACGCAGCACAGGAACAGCCGTACAGGCACCATCGGGCGAGGACTTCATGGGCTGGCTGCGTCGGCACATCGAGCGACGCACGCTCATCATCAATGATGCCAAGGCCTTGGTGCACACGGTCGCTGGGACCGCTTACCTTGTCAGCCCGGGCGTTTTCCAGCGCTATGCGCAGGAGCACCCGCACGTCGCAGTCCTGGCCAAGCAGGACCAGGTGGCCGATTGGCTGTGGGTGCAAAAACGCTTCGAGAAACTGCAGCTCCATCGCAAGCAGGACAGCGGCCTGAACATCTGGACTTGCGAAGTCACGGGGCCACGCAAGTCCCGGCGCTTGCATGGCTACCTGCTGACGGACCCGAAGCGGTTATTCGAGGACGTGCCGCCCGACAACCCCTATCTGTCCAATCCCGTGAGCGAAGCGGCGCCGGATGGCAGCGCCCGGAAGGAATTGGCGGGAAAGTCCGTCACCTAA
- a CDS encoding tyrosine-type recombinase/integrase, whose translation MALSDMAVRNAKPNGKPYTLSDIDGLCLAVSPTGGKAWHYRYYWVGKQKRMSLGTYPEVGLREARALRDGARALLAKGINPRSDRKQKRQAVRLADENTFKAVFDKWVIHRSLSLKEGRQTTLSQIKRVFDNDVLPTLGKTPIYEIQRPDLLEVVAKIERRKALSVAEKVRTWLRQLFRYALIVVPGLQQNPAFDLDVVAMPQPPVRHNPFLRMAELPAMLQRLRRYHGKLQTQLGLRLLMLTGVRTGELRLATPDQFHLDQGLWIIPPEVVKQLQLEMRKEGKRPADIPPYIVPLSVQAMEIVRHMLAKFKPAQKYLFCHYSDLKKRISENTLNAALKRMGYTDQLTGHGIRGTMSTALHEIGYPKVWIDAQLSHTDPDQVSAAYNHAEYVEQRRHMMQDWADRLDLFEQHQVEAGSMRLTLHLEGVPEVLHEHSHHDARGVIAPTPVRLVSSTPQTAPTVPDTVRRLSAIAGPREQSVLSDAQRQRNEMVDIFNAPNVLSAAEFAKMAGKSRRWISYEISNKKILALSMGNLGQRVPDWHFDPLKHRLIQAVLKHAGDADPWEIYRVLSQPHDLLDGLAPVQAVTPQNFHEAVMAVCFTLKEKAPNAQWSA comes from the coding sequence ATGGCACTCTCGGATATGGCCGTCCGCAACGCAAAGCCGAACGGCAAACCCTACACACTCAGCGATATCGACGGGCTTTGCCTCGCAGTCTCTCCGACCGGGGGCAAGGCATGGCACTACCGTTACTACTGGGTCGGCAAGCAAAAACGCATGTCGCTCGGAACCTACCCGGAAGTGGGGCTGCGAGAAGCCCGTGCATTGCGCGACGGAGCCCGTGCTCTGCTGGCCAAGGGGATCAATCCCCGCTCGGATCGAAAGCAAAAGCGGCAGGCCGTGCGCCTGGCGGACGAGAACACCTTCAAGGCTGTCTTCGACAAGTGGGTCATCCACCGTTCTCTGAGCCTCAAGGAAGGCCGTCAAACGACGCTCTCGCAGATCAAACGGGTTTTCGACAACGATGTTTTGCCCACCCTCGGAAAAACGCCCATCTACGAAATCCAGCGGCCTGACCTTTTGGAGGTCGTTGCCAAGATCGAGCGGCGCAAGGCCCTGAGCGTCGCCGAGAAAGTGCGCACATGGCTGCGCCAGTTGTTTCGCTACGCCCTGATCGTCGTGCCCGGACTGCAACAGAACCCGGCGTTCGATCTGGATGTCGTGGCCATGCCGCAGCCTCCGGTTCGCCATAACCCGTTCCTGCGCATGGCCGAGTTGCCCGCGATGCTGCAGCGTTTGCGCAGATACCACGGCAAACTGCAAACCCAGCTCGGACTACGATTGCTGATGCTGACCGGGGTGCGGACGGGGGAATTGCGCTTGGCGACCCCGGACCAGTTTCACCTCGATCAGGGCCTGTGGATCATCCCGCCCGAGGTCGTGAAGCAATTGCAGTTGGAGATGCGCAAGGAGGGCAAGCGTCCCGCCGACATTCCCCCTTACATCGTGCCGTTGTCCGTGCAAGCCATGGAGATCGTCCGGCACATGCTGGCGAAGTTCAAGCCCGCGCAAAAGTACCTGTTCTGCCACTACAGCGACCTGAAAAAACGCATCAGCGAAAACACGCTGAATGCCGCACTCAAGCGCATGGGCTACACCGATCAACTGACCGGCCACGGTATCCGGGGAACCATGTCCACCGCACTGCACGAAATCGGTTACCCGAAGGTCTGGATCGATGCCCAGCTTTCCCACACCGACCCGGATCAGGTGAGCGCCGCCTACAACCATGCGGAATATGTGGAGCAACGTCGGCACATGATGCAGGACTGGGCGGACCGGCTCGATCTGTTCGAGCAGCATCAGGTCGAAGCGGGCAGCATGCGCCTGACCCTGCATCTGGAGGGCGTCCCGGAAGTTCTGCATGAACACTCGCACCACGATGCGCGCGGGGTGATCGCACCAACGCCGGTACGGCTGGTGAGCAGTACGCCTCAGACTGCGCCAACGGTGCCGGACACGGTGCGCCGCTTGTCGGCCATCGCGGGCCCGAGGGAGCAGTCCGTGTTGTCCGACGCCCAGCGCCAGCGCAACGAGATGGTGGACATCTTCAATGCGCCGAATGTCCTGTCCGCTGCGGAGTTCGCCAAAATGGCGGGCAAGTCCCGCCGCTGGATCAGCTACGAAATCAGCAACAAGAAGATCCTCGCGTTGAGCATGGGGAACCTGGGCCAGCGGGTTCCCGACTGGCATTTCGACCCACTCAAACACAGGCTCATCCAGGCGGTTCTCAAGCATGCCGGTGATGCCGACCCCTGGGAGATTTACCGGGTGCTTTCACAGCCGCACGACCTGTTGGATGGGCTGGCCCCCGTTCAGGCCGTGACACCGCAAAACTTCCATGAAGCCGTCATGGCCGTGTGCTTCACTTTGAAGGAGAAAGCGCCCAACGCGCAATGGTCGGCTTAG
- a CDS encoding STY4528 family pathogenicity island replication protein has translation MTNQEPSKAVTIASGDVSTQLPLLPVPLALLRDRRVMPLERNAWMILHAGADPSGCVSGVTYAELQQFLSCVPDRELASRETVSRCLTILRLTRWIHIDAHIRNPLTGRVRVNHYVVHTRPLSFAEVLGRDLTWIGLLDHALDHPTITVRQIAEQALRDLAGHPEDLARLPQHLIAHAGALRQQDDGRENGGDDDDDDDPQGGCGDCAGDDSELAVLDRLPGQGHPRDNPQSRSHGRLPHTLARTVRKNINKNNTYVPCPSGVPNRADGGGLDLPASFGALAADQQRDVLRQLRRVAPDRQQEVLDEWSARCLLGKVLRPVGYLFALIGRAIKGEFRLFAAKPRASAACADKPACASAAPIGTAARPDAAPPRPMPVVPASVPVPNRRQAPQVTPAVREAARAWRAKIRANLGLPDTGLPQQLACAPIPAMGWSDA, from the coding sequence ATGACGAACCAAGAGCCTTCCAAGGCCGTCACCATCGCCAGCGGCGACGTATCCACCCAGCTGCCATTGCTCCCAGTCCCGCTCGCCCTGCTGCGCGACCGGCGCGTGATGCCGCTGGAGCGCAATGCCTGGATGATCCTGCACGCTGGTGCCGATCCGAGCGGCTGCGTCAGCGGCGTTACCTATGCCGAACTGCAACAGTTCCTGTCCTGCGTCCCCGACCGCGAACTGGCCTCGCGTGAGACCGTCTCGCGCTGCCTCACCATCCTGCGGCTGACACGCTGGATTCACATCGATGCACACATCCGCAATCCGTTGACCGGGCGGGTCCGGGTGAACCACTATGTCGTCCATACCCGGCCACTGTCGTTCGCGGAAGTGCTCGGGCGTGACCTGACGTGGATCGGCCTTTTGGACCACGCGCTGGACCATCCGACGATCACGGTGCGCCAGATTGCGGAGCAGGCGTTGCGCGATCTGGCGGGACACCCCGAAGACCTCGCCCGGCTCCCGCAGCACCTGATCGCCCATGCCGGGGCACTGCGGCAGCAGGACGATGGCCGCGAGAATGGCGGCGATGATGATGATGATGACGATCCGCAAGGCGGTTGCGGTGATTGCGCAGGCGATGACAGTGAACTTGCCGTCTTGGACCGGCTACCCGGACAGGGGCACCCCCGCGACAACCCGCAAAGCCGGTCGCACGGGCGGCTCCCGCACACGCTCGCGCGTACGGTACGTAAAAATATAAATAAAAATAATACTTACGTACCGTGCCCGAGCGGCGTCCCGAACCGGGCCGATGGAGGCGGTCTCGATCTGCCGGCTTCCTTCGGCGCGCTCGCCGCAGACCAGCAGCGCGACGTACTGCGCCAGTTGCGGCGGGTGGCCCCCGACCGGCAACAGGAGGTGTTGGACGAATGGTCCGCACGCTGCCTGCTCGGCAAGGTGCTGCGGCCGGTGGGCTACCTGTTTGCGCTGATCGGCAGGGCGATCAAGGGTGAATTCCGTCTCTTTGCGGCAAAGCCGCGGGCCAGTGCCGCATGCGCGGACAAGCCGGCCTGCGCATCTGCTGCGCCAATCGGAACGGCGGCACGTCCCGATGCGGCCCCGCCTCGCCCCATGCCTGTCGTCCCCGCCTCTGTCCCGGTTCCAAACCGCAGGCAAGCCCCCCAGGTCACGCCGGCCGTGCGCGAGGCGGCGCGGGCATGGCGCGCGAAGATTCGCGCCAATCTCGGGCTGCCCGACACGGGCCTGCCGCAGCAGCTCGCATGCGCACCGATTCCGGCCATGGGATGGTCCGATGCATAG